The Schistocerca serialis cubense isolate TAMUIC-IGC-003099 chromosome 10, iqSchSeri2.2, whole genome shotgun sequence genome includes a region encoding these proteins:
- the LOC126425152 gene encoding cuticle protein 16.5-like produces MKTAIVILFAVAACVLAAENKEATAEKKQEKRGLLGLGYGGYEYGAAIAAPAAVGYAAAPAIAAAPAVSYAAPAIAAAPAISYAAPAIAAAPAVSYAAPAIAAAPAVSYAAPAISYAAPAIAGVAAAPAISYAAPSIAAAPAISYAAAPALSYARYASSLSYGAYGAYGASYSRYALH; encoded by the exons ATGAAGACCGCCATT gtcatCCTGTTCGCTGTAGCCGCCTGCGTGCTGGCCGCTGAAAACAAGGAGGCGACCGCTGAGAAGAAGCAGGAGAAGAGGGGACTCCTGGGTCTGGGATACGGCGGATACGAGTACGGCGCAGCCATCGCCGCTCCCGCAGCG GTTGGCTACGCCGCTGCCCCCGCCATTGCTGCCGCCCCCGCTGTCAGCTACGCCGCCCCCGCCATTGCTGCCGCCCCCGCTATCAGCTATGCCGCCCCAGCCATCGCTGCTGCTCCTGCAGTCAGCTACGCCGCCCCTGCCATTGCTGCGGCTCCTGCAGTTAGCTACGCTGCCCCCGCGATCAGCTACGCCGCCCCCGCAATCGCCGGAGTAGCAGCTGCTCCGGCAATTTCCTACGCCGCCCCATCCATCGCCGCTGCTCCAGCCATCTCGTACGCTGCTGCTCCAGCCCTTAGCTACGCGAG GTACGCTTCTTCCCTGAGCTATGGTGCCTATGGCGCGTATGGTGCGTCCTACTCCAGATACGCCCTGCACTAA